Sequence from the Bryobacteraceae bacterium genome:
CCATCGAAACCATTCCTCCATTCTCGCCGCCATTCCCTCCCACTCGCCCATGTACACTCTATGGAATGTCCGCCGCGGCCATCCCCAAGCAACGCCTCGTCTCCCTCGACGTCTTCCGCGGCCTCACCATCGCCTCCATGGTCATGGTCAACAACCAGTTCGGACCCGGCGCCTACCGCGAACTCCGCCACGCCGCCTGGAACGGCTGGACCTTCACTGACCTCGTCTTCCCGTTCTTCCTCTTCATCGTCGGCGTCGCCCTCACGCTCTCCTCCGCCCGGCGCAAGGAACGCGGCGACTCCAAGCCCCGCCTCCTTCGCCACGCCGCCGAACGCGCCGCCTGGATCTTCGGTATCGGCGTCCTCCTCAACGGCTTCCCCGGCTACGACCTTGCCTCCCTCCGCATCCCCGGCGTCCTCCAGCGTATTGCCGTCTGCTACCTGATCGCGCTCGCCATTTACCTCTACACCGACTCCCCGTGGACCCGGGCCGCCTGGGCCCTCGGCTTCCTCATTCTCTTCACCGCGCTCATGCACCCCCACGGCTACGAGAAGAACACCAACCTCTCCGACCAGGTGGACCGCAAACTCCTCCTCGGCCATCTCTACACGCCCACGCGCGACCCGGAAGGCCCGCTCAGCAATATCCCCGCCGTCACCACCTGCCTGCTCGGAGTCCTCGCCGGCGACTGGCTCCGCGCCCGCCGCGATGCGAAGTCGAAGGCGATGCCCATGATCGCCGCCGGCGCTGCGCTCGTTGCCGCCGCCTACGCGCTCAATCCGCTCCAGCCCATCAACAAGAACCTCTGGACACCCACCTACGTCCTGCTCGCCGGCGGCCTCGCACTCATTGCGTTCGCCATCTGCTACCAACTCGTCGATGTCGCCCGGAGCCCCGGCGCCTGGACCACGCCCTGCGTCATCTTCGGCATGAACGCCATGGCCGTCTACATCTTTCACGGCCTGCTCGAGCACTTCGCCGTGATCGCGAAAGTCGGAGGCGTTACCCTCCGCCAATGGCTCTACGACGGCCTCCTCCCCGCTCTAGGAGCCGCCAACGCGTCGTTGGTCTACTCCCTCATGCACGTCGCCTTCTGCTTCCTGTTTGCCTGGCGCCTCTACCGCCGCCACTACTTCTTCAAGTTCTAGGGAGCCGTTCGCGCGAGGTGCTCAAACGAGTCCGCGACGCCGAGCCGTCAACAATCAGCGTTCATCCGGTTCATCAGTGGCCGATTCAACCAGCCGCCCCCCTCGAATATAATCACCCCATGATCAACCGCCGCGACTTCCTCACCGCCGCCTCCGCCCTCCCCCTCACCGCGGCGGCCAAGGCCAAATACACGGTCGGCATCACCACCAACACCCGCGGCGGCTGGGAATCCGACGTCTTTCTCTCCTTCCGCGAAGCCCGCGAAGTCGGCTACCGCAACGTCGAGACGTTTATCAGCTACTTCCACAAGGACTATTGGACCCGCCCCGAAGCCCTCCAAAAGAAAATCGACGAGATCGGAGTCCGCTTCGTCACCATCTCCAACTCCGGCCCCCTCGAAACCCACTTCGAAGACCCCGCCCGTCACGAAAAGCTCCTCGAAGACCACGTCGCGCTCGGCCGGTTCATCCGCCGCTTCGGCTGCACCCATCTCAAGATCAACCTCGGCCCCCGCCGGAAGGAAGGCACTACGCCGGAAGACCTCAAACAGATCTCCAAGGTCCTCAACATTCTCGGCAAGCGTCTCACCGGCGAAGGCATCAAGCTCGCCATCCACGCCCACATGTGGAACCAATTCGAGAACCGCCGCGAGATCGACGCCGTCCTCGGAGCCACCGATCCCAAACACGTCTGGTTCGTCCTCGACACCGGCCACATCACCCTCGCCGGCATCGACCCCGTCCAACTCGCCCGCGAACTCAACCACCGCATCGTCGAGTTCCACATGAAGGACACCAGGCCCGAATGGCGCGGCGGCGCTCCCACCCGCCTCGACCGCCCCGACATGATGGCCGACCCGCCCTTCTTCCCCCTCGGCCACGGCGGCGTCGACTTCCCCGCCCTCAAAGCCCACCTCGATTCCATCGCCTGGAACGGCTTCCTCACCGTCGAACTCGACACCTCACCGGCCCGCCCGCCCAGGCAAAGCGCCCGCATCAGCATCCACTATCTCCGCGACGTCCTCCGGCTGCCAGCGGAATCCTTCGCCGCCCGCACCTGACACTTTCCCTTTGCCGTGAAGGAATCCTCCCATGGCGCCGATAAGCCGCTTGTAGCCACAGAGAACCGGAATCAGCGGCGCCCGCGGGAGGCTCAGCGTCTTATAAGGCCCTCCGCAAGCGGTCCCGGAAAGGGACCAAGTGCTATGCTTGAAGTGATCCGCTGGAAAGGGATTTGTTTTGGACGATCGATTGAAGGAACTGATGCAGGAGCTCGGCAACGCGATCAACGAATCGCTCTCCGATTCCGATCGCATCGCAGCCGCGATCGGCGAGATCAAGCGCTCCGGCTACGATGTCTTCCTCGTCCTCGAAGCAACCATCGGGTTCAACCGCCGCGATGAAGACTCCGACGACGACGAGGAAGCCCGCAGCGAGGTCGTCGCCGCCCCCTCCCCCGACAAGATCCATTGGAGTTCCCAGGACGCGAAGTTCCTCAAGGCTCTGAAAATCTCCGTCGACTCCGAGTAGTACTCGCGCCCCGCCGCCCCTCGTCCACACTCCTCTGCCATCGGGAGCTTTCTTCAACGCGCCTTGTACACCGCGCACGTGTCCCACGCGGCCCGCTCCCACGAAAACAGACGCCACCTGGTCAACCCTCGCGCCACGCATTCGTCCCGCATCGTCTCATCTCCCATGAGGTTCACCAGCCCCATCGCGATCGCCTCCACGTCCGTCGGATCCGTGTACACCGCCGCGTCTCCGGCCACCTCCGGCAGCGCTGACCGGTTCGACGTCAAAACCGCCACCCCCCGCGCCATCGCCTCCAGCACCGGCATTCCGAATCCCTCGTCGAGCGACGGAAACGCGAAGATCGACGCCCGTGCATACAAGTCCTCGAGCGATTCTTCGCTCGCCCACCCCAACGCCGTGATGTCTTCCCGACGCGGGCTCCGCGCGATCCTCGCTAGCACAGCCTCCGCCTCGTAGCCTTCCTGCGATCCCGCCAGCACCAGCCGCCACCCTGGCGGCGTCATCTCGAACGCCTCCACTAGCCGGAGCGTGTTCTTGCGCTTCTGGATCGCTCCCACCGAAAGCACCAGCGCCTCCCGCGCTACTACGTGAATGCGCGCCCGCGGCTCGCGGACCCCATGATGCACTACGTGAATTCGTTCCCGCTCCACCCCAAGCAGTTCGCACACCTGGCCCGCCGTGAACTCCGAAACCGTGATCACCGCCGAGGCGCGCGCCGCCGCATCGCGCGCCTGTGCGGCAAATCGCGCGCGGAACTCCGGCGCGGAGTACTCGCCGGTCAACACAAACAGATCGTGAAACGTCACCACCGCGCGCGTCCGCGGACTCAGCTTCGCCGGCAGGCGCTGGTTCAACCCGTGGAACACGTCGCAAGCCGGCGCCCACGCGTCGAGCAGCGGCCTGCGCGTTACCCCCCTCGGCGCGCCCTCGAGCATCCCCGCCACGAGCTTGTGCGGCCGGAAATACCAGACCGAATCAAAATCCTCCCGGGCCGCCACTCCACGAAGAATCTCCCGCGAATAGACGCCCACTCCGGTCGGATTCGGGCCAAGACTATAGGTGGCGTCCAGCGCAACTTTCAAGCTGCCTATTTTGGCACATGGGCCCCCCGGACGCGTGGATCATCCGGTCCACCAGCGCCTCCACCCCTTCCCCAGGTTCGCCCAGCGCCGTCCGCGTCCGGTAGCCCGGCGTCGCCAACGGATCGCTCTCGCCCGCCTCCCGGCGCAGTTGCGCCACTACCAGTCGGCTTTCGTCCCACCTCCCCGCCAGCGCCTCCCCCTGCAAACGCCGGATCCCGTCGGCGGCTTCCAGCATCCGAAGATCCCGCGCCTGTGGATCGGCGCCGCTCTCTTCTTCGAGCACCGTCAGCGTCAACGCCAGCCCCAGACGCGCCGCCAGCCGGCTGTCCCGTTCGAACGCCGCAACGAACCCACGCCGGTTGTAGAGTCCGGTCAACGAATCCGTCAACGCCGCCGACCGCAACGCGCGCAGCCACC
This genomic interval carries:
- a CDS encoding heparan-alpha-glucosaminide N-acetyltransferase domain-containing protein; amino-acid sequence: MSAAAIPKQRLVSLDVFRGLTIASMVMVNNQFGPGAYRELRHAAWNGWTFTDLVFPFFLFIVGVALTLSSARRKERGDSKPRLLRHAAERAAWIFGIGVLLNGFPGYDLASLRIPGVLQRIAVCYLIALAIYLYTDSPWTRAAWALGFLILFTALMHPHGYEKNTNLSDQVDRKLLLGHLYTPTRDPEGPLSNIPAVTTCLLGVLAGDWLRARRDAKSKAMPMIAAGAALVAAAYALNPLQPINKNLWTPTYVLLAGGLALIAFAICYQLVDVARSPGAWTTPCVIFGMNAMAVYIFHGLLEHFAVIAKVGGVTLRQWLYDGLLPALGAANASLVYSLMHVAFCFLFAWRLYRRHYFFKF
- a CDS encoding sugar phosphate isomerase/epimerase, which codes for MINRRDFLTAASALPLTAAAKAKYTVGITTNTRGGWESDVFLSFREAREVGYRNVETFISYFHKDYWTRPEALQKKIDEIGVRFVTISNSGPLETHFEDPARHEKLLEDHVALGRFIRRFGCTHLKINLGPRRKEGTTPEDLKQISKVLNILGKRLTGEGIKLAIHAHMWNQFENRREIDAVLGATDPKHVWFVLDTGHITLAGIDPVQLARELNHRIVEFHMKDTRPEWRGGAPTRLDRPDMMADPPFFPLGHGGVDFPALKAHLDSIAWNGFLTVELDTSPARPPRQSARISIHYLRDVLRLPAESFAART
- a CDS encoding glycosyltransferase family 1 protein translates to MKVALDATYSLGPNPTGVGVYSREILRGVAAREDFDSVWYFRPHKLVAGMLEGAPRGVTRRPLLDAWAPACDVFHGLNQRLPAKLSPRTRAVVTFHDLFVLTGEYSAPEFRARFAAQARDAAARASAVITVSEFTAGQVCELLGVERERIHVVHHGVREPRARIHVVAREALVLSVGAIQKRKNTLRLVEAFEMTPPGWRLVLAGSQEGYEAEAVLARIARSPRREDITALGWASEESLEDLYARASIFAFPSLDEGFGMPVLEAMARGVAVLTSNRSALPEVAGDAAVYTDPTDVEAIAMGLVNLMGDETMRDECVARGLTRWRLFSWERAAWDTCAVYKAR